The DNA sequence tcgttttcatgtttacatcaatcttctcacatatgactagattagggtgtgtagttagaaaatctgagtaaaaatcgagtgcatatcttgtaaggaattgagcaaattctctaaggcatgttactacattcaaaacatggttttaaatgcttaattgtgaactagtatatggtgactatgattaagaatgtacttaagtgtgaagatgactaaaatctgtgggaatgatgatttttaacgtgtcatgtgcattggaaatccctaagacggttgttggaaggtttaggttgtgttttacgtgtttagtgtcgttttgtttatttgtttttattctgttttgctcgaggactagcaaaagctaagtgtgggggtatttgataggagcatattcatgcgacttaaatggcttgttctcgtacatttacgttatgtttctttagttattttagttctttatgcttcttttgtgtgttttcaggttctaagggcttagggagcaagaaagtgcattttgaggccatttggagcatttttgggcatggattggatagcttatccatggagccaaagtttggacgaatttgaaggccttattttcactttggacataaaacaaagggcctagcccattctctcttattctatcccttatagccatgcaaagaaccatccattccatcaaaaacaatccatcaattcacatgcaaaaccaccattaacatacatgcacccaaacaaagccaacctagctaaccctacatgcattatttattagcatctttacaagacattatcattgcataacattccacttccacctctttccaacctaattcacatgcatatcaaccctacatacattaattagtcattcttttcatattacactcaaatgcattcacatgcatttcaagaagcaaaacaacattgtgccgtgagcttcccttgcattttcagctttcctccttgcattcacatgcataaccaacctagtgtcactcccattcattccctttaattatttagccattatcatacatttattctcccataaacaacccaacaatgccgtgagttcccactcccatttccagctttccataacttttcctagttgttttattacatacattcccccttcattattccaaacacatgcacccataatcattcatcccctcctagctgcaatattccctcttttgttcccccatttcacctataaataagcatccaacactcctcaaaattcattcactcttccatacacattttcagttacaaacacttccattttctgtgcagttttttctccttcattgcagccactatccaaccacttcccatccctccaaaacacttcacataatccccaaagctcaccttagaccttgtgctacaacaacgaggaagaaaagagtgcttaaacgttcatacaattcaagtttgaattgttggaatgtttaggtgtttctttgatttcaaagtttaaatttaattctctttgttttgtacgtatgagaagggaagagaagagtgcctaaacgttcatacaattcacgtttgagttgttggaatgtttaggtgtttctttgatttcaaagttatgaggaactaaaccccctttagctagggggtgattcgaaactatgtttatatttgcattttgaattgattacgtttggttggaatttcataagttgtggattcaattcgtttaactgtttgattgataacttatttatgtatgttcattgagattgcaagcttaattttcatgcataaatatgacgctagaatataagtgaatttcacctaatcgttatgaacttatattcacaagtagtagaggttgcttataaacaatcgcgttaaacgaattcttggcataagtttcatgcgtattccatagtaacgaatgcctcgtcgatgtttatgatttccgttgaacttaatgatcttggttaaatgtctctatcatgcgtattccatagttagggactttgattaagaataatttggttgtaatgcgtattccattcaatccaacgaatttagggaaatctgaaagttaatctaagcggatctaattaacttggagcattgagtttcacaacttatcgaaagaccaactgagaatcaattttgtttgcaagggtaacatgtgtggagaagaaccccttggctattccatcatccatatttttatcacattcatatttacattttgcctttaattatattctgtctttttaatttaatatcgtccaaccacaatttcccccccctattttgttaagtcttaatcattcgtatttgttttatttttgtatctttaagcttttggagtcataaacaattgcaaattcgtctaaatcaagttctagcttctatttgagtcaatttgattgttttagacaatttgagtttttcaaagccattctgagtcatagtagtcttgttaagagtattttaatttagtttttatgtttttaagtcaatttagaaggttttagcaagccctcctaatccccggtctagaacgatccctcacttatccattctactacaattgtcaaacgagggtttaatttgagtgtcaagtaattctcgcatcagaaatcgagtgatttaataaataaaaatcatacttctcgatgagatAAAGAGAATAGTACATTTCTCGAAGGCTAAATCGTTGTGGTTTGGCAggaaaatggctcgaaagtggTTGTCTTGGTCTCAAGTTAGCCACTTTCAAGCCGTTTTTAGGCCAAACCACGACAATTTAGCCATatagaaaggtaccattctctttgtttcattgagaagtatgatttttgtttttaaatcactcaattttgttgagtattgaagaagttatgaatgtttaaagtttacccaatttcgggcgagttttctagtttttccgccgaccagtcacctttcaggctattttccggtcaTCTCTGGCAATcgttgggcttccaaataggtataatcttgttctaaactttcctatcttcattttgatatattatgggtcgaatttgattaagagacaattgagttacgaagctttgaaaattgcatAAACTTCTGGCCAAGAGCTTCGgaacacttaacggagtttttaacagaagaaccaaaataatggatggtggacaatctcagggaccatttctattgattttcaatctcagggaccaaggtgatgtgttatgcaaatctcatggactattttggttaaaaagccTTCACATTATTAAGAAgacaaataaacacatatacaTCACAATATGACGTCTCATACACATAAAccgatgtatatataatatgggATAACTCACTAACCAATAAATGCTCACTAAGCCCTACATAGTCTCTAGTAATActtgtttttaatattaaagaTCAATTCGTAGCATATTAGCCAAAACTAAAGTCTCTGTCAAAGGTGGGGTCCACAACCTTATACAAGTCAATTTAGAACATCCGCCCATGGATTTCTGATTCGTAACTTCCCAAGGGCCTTATTTATCTTCTAGAATAATATTCTAAAATTTTGGAACGATCCAACGGTctgatctccgccaattgctagAATTAGGTTGTTATCAATGCTtggttttacaaacttagaaattcaatttgGAAAGATCCGTACATCGGATTTCCAATCCGTTAGTTCAtatggtcctcaaatattacgtattataacatATCAAGGTTTGGTGACAACCCAACGGTCGGGACATCATTTCATATAATGTCCAAGTGGCGGTCTCTAACAAAACTATAGTCATACGACGAAATTTCATCAATTGAATGTCACATATGAAATCAGGGTATCCAAATCACTTGCCGGAAAAtttaactatttccaaaaattaccaaattttacataaatgaagatcttaatgcgtagagcaagttttatacctgtgaccaagtccaatttggtcgGAAAAGGCCCCAAATTGGCTTGCACCCGTTGGAAACCCTAGAATGGGTGAGCTTCTATTCTCCTTCCTCGATGTTCTGATACCCCTACCACTAGTTGGGTCTTGTTCCTAGGTCCAATGGGAGTTGattaatggtggtggtgggtggtgtAACTCGCCGGAACGACGAGATCGCTGTCGAGTACCTCTGGTGCTCCGATGAAGTTCCTCGTGATTTTGGACCCAAAACCCTTCGATCTTGGGCGAGAATGGTAAAGGGGAGGTTGTGGAAGAGGTTGCAGGTGGTGGATGAGTGAGTTTGGCCTAAAAAAAATGGCAGAAATGGTCGGAAACTACTTTGGGTCGAACAGGTTGGGTGCTTGAGTCTGGGTTGACGGGAAGGGGAGGTCTTTTCTCTCCCTTCCTAATTGATCCCCCATCTTCACTAATTTCTGATTGGTCCTTAAACAATAGGCTGATTGGGActctttcccacaaggtgggagtttaattaatttctagtctaaaatttaataaaagaaagaaaacgatTTTGGACGTCCATATCTTTTCCGTTGTAATCCCGattcgcaaacggctttcgcctatgcgctcATGGTTTGGAGATCTATTCGAAAACATTAATTGTGACCTCAAAAGGTCAACGAATTTTAAAGAATCAATTTCCAAACTTTgtaactagttaattaaaatctaaattcaaataaattaatataaattttcgaaaaataatataaaatttcaataataCTATAACAGTGAAATCTAAGAATAGGATTTCACATCAATAGTCAGTGGTTTGTTACTTGTATGTTACTCCAAGTAAAGATACCAACTCTCAATCTACTTATACTTTTTTCTAATGTTGAAAGATATTTCAAGTTCGAATCTTGAGAATTTcagttgattaaaaaaaattgcattaaaCTTTAGAGACTTACTAGGAGAGTGACGAAACCAGCCCAGCAGAAACATCCCGCTGCAACCATGATAGCTCCCTTTATATGATCTTGATGATCTGTGGAAACTGTAGATTCGTGATGGGGATTTCTTCTTGTCCACGGAAAATTCAACATGGGTCCATTAATTAGAGTCAGAAGCATGGCTCCTCCCACCGTCACTAGGGTCCCCAATATTTTTGCCTGGCTATGTAGGCTTCTCAAATTAATCTTCTCAAGCCTAACATTAATACCAGACAAATTAAATAATTCCACATTTTCCTGAACCATGCAAACAAATTAGGGCAATATATACAgtaggaatatatatatatagggtatattatcaatttcccccctgaacttgtgaccattagccaatttccccccttaactttaattttggccaatttcccccctgaactctcatgattagtcaatttcccccctcaactttaatttagccaatttcccccctcaactcttataattagtcaatttgcaccctactgttaaatttttaatttgatcataattaaacaagtgtgtgtaagaaactaaataagatgtatgttaatcatgttcctatatctttatcctattacaaatagattaaaatttagaattttacaatttatcatagatagtattattagtcataataaatcagtatggagtaattttatttgattttttactatacaaaattgataacaaaaaggattgatgtgtaaatttttgtatgtgaatacaattttctttataaaagtgaaagctaagttcaagtaaattgcggagaatcgagctttagtaaaaaaatggctagtctattcataattttcgactccttattaagaataacccattttattgaaataggtttgatccatgagtttaggattattatttctttttgttattatttcttcttctacatgctttaaacccgattcataactttttcttataatcaacccatgtcacatactaactgtattatgtttttgtacattttaccctatattatgcaggtgagtttatgttaattttagtactttgttggaagctattagaaagattgaaaattaagaaaagaatagatggaaaattaaaataaaaaaaaattaacagtagggtgcaaattgactaattttgagagttgaggggggaaattggccaaattaaagttcaggggggaattgactaattatgagagttgaggggggaaattggccaaaattaaagttcaggggggaaattggccaatggtcacaagttcaggggggaaattgataatatacccatatatatatatatatatatatatgatatacggtgtgttgtgtgtgtgtgtgcgcgcgcgcgggCTAATTAAATATACCTGAAAACCCAAGCCATTACGAATGCAAAAGCAGGAAGGACATTGTACAGAGCAGATGTAAAAGTtgctgttgtaagcttcatccCGGTATAGGTCAAGTTCTGGTCCAGTACAGGCCTAATAATAATTAAGAGTGAGATCATCACttgattagtttgattttccaatatgtttaaaaagaaaaacagtactatataattaaaacataatttttttcaaactcAGAAATAAGCTGAAAAATATGTGACTTAGTGGTCACGGTACTTAACTCTACGAGGCCAAGCAAAACAATCTTATAAAAAATAGATAAGGTCATCTTTGGCCTTACTCTCCTGCAATAGAATAACTTCAGTGGATTAGTTTTCTTCATCTCTGAACATGTCAAATGCAAAAAGGAGGGTGACAGGGAGACGCACCTATCGAAGATAAAGGCGAAAGGAGCTATAAAAACAGTGGCCACGGCGTGCCGATAGGCCACGAAGACCTGCGGGCTCATCCCACGGTTTAGAGCAAACTTTGAAATTATGAACAAACCTGCGTACCCAAATTGCAAGAAGGTGACAGCCATGAACGGCATCAGCCGAGTGAGCATCTGAGCCGTGGAGCACTTAGACATGCTGATCTTGTTCCAAAACTAGTTACAAGTGTCTGGTGTGAAACGTTGGC is a window from the Pyrus communis chromosome 16, drPyrComm1.1, whole genome shotgun sequence genome containing:
- the LOC137721512 gene encoding WAT1-related protein At2g39510-like, producing MSKCSTAQMLTRLMPFMAVTFLQFGYAGLFIISKFALNRGMSPQVFVAYRHAVATVFIAPFAFIFDRRVRPKMTLSIFYKIVLLGLVEPVLDQNLTYTGMKLTTATFTSALYNVLPAFAFVMAWVFRLEKINLRSLHSQAKILGTLVTVGGAMLLTLINGPMLNFPWTRRNPHHESTVSTDHQDHIKGAIMVAAGCFCWAGFVTLLAITLKSYPTELSLTAWICLVGTVQGSAVALAFEWNNPTAWSIHFDSKLLATVYSGIMCSGIAYYIQGIVMKERGPVFVTSFSPLILIIVAVMSSFILAEIMYLGRVIGAIVIVIGLYMVLWGKSKDQLPSELEKNDNMELAMTI